A region from the Rhinoderma darwinii isolate aRhiDar2 chromosome 2, aRhiDar2.hap1, whole genome shotgun sequence genome encodes:
- the BCL9 gene encoding B-cell CLL/lymphoma 9 protein isoform X1, whose translation MLELQEGRTHFNKRERNKKEKDEQKDNTDKSTSQKAPLKSPSPPKNLASPTASVTVSSGSLSMHSSNPKVRNSPSGNTQSSPKSKPEVMVHPPSVMSPSGNPQLDAKFSSQGKQGGSASQSQASPCDPKSGNLTPKPLQGPGGSMGLKNGAGNGAKGKGKRERSISAESFDQRDPGTPTTDSEIKDCNTTDPVMPLESHAPHTMTPSNTSVPRSSTPSHGSTMLDSAPGRKTPSKVVYVFSTEMANKAAEAVMKGQAESIVLFHIQSTSNSKAERTSTPTNTQISTNIRNESKANPRAPTPQEQNHSQAAKVQSNPPGPAQPSKPAASHCPVGQDGGVVESKIAASSPANSNVLQTEGCGQSSTPNNQAASPMSQGNVAPPVDPKAESKSSSQQVPSGDQSSIGDNPDGLSQEQLEHRERSLQTLRDIQRMLFPDEKEFAIKDITGQSGGPQQNSGMLDNPQKKLEGPIQAMMAQSQNLGKGPGPHPDGGMPFGPQGHRDMPFSPEDMVPPPMNPQPGQDHLDHMTPEQVAWLKLQQEFYEEKRRKQEQAVVQQRSLQDMMVHQHGPRGMVRGPPPPYQMNPGENWGPGGPEPFPDGMGMPHPMPPKGMPHPNVPGSQMQRLPGFVGMMNPDMEGPNVPNPASRPGLPGVNWPDEVPKIPDGRNFPPGQNIFSGPGRGERFPNTQGLPEEIFHQHVTEKQLGLPPGLGMEGIRPVMEMNRGMPPQRSMDPGSGLFPRMPGEAALSPSRMEFHKGMPPNMGPNRDVEFGMGPGNMSMKVDMNLNVNMNSNQQLMSQKLREVMGPDEMIKMRPGSTEMLQNQQKMHQAQFEHSQQDYGMGSRPYLNMSQAPGGVLRNPRDQMGPDQRTNSRLSHMPPLPLNPNNNPGNLNVAPQSQRGLGRKPLDNVSVSGGQVNSPGVNPLKSPTMRQVQSPMLGSPSGNLKSPQTPSQLAGMLTGPTAAAAASIKSPPVMGSAAASPVHLKSPSLPVPSPGWTSSPKPPMQSPGIPPNQHKPPLGISSPAMMGSMESGGPAPPVSQSAQINHPGSLPSSTSYTLAPEPTLSQNPLSIMMSRMSKFAMPSSTPLYHDAIKTVASSDDDSPPARSPNLPPMNNMSGMVMNPQNPSKMPGPHSGVSMPTLSPMGMTQPLSHGGQMPSPNAMPPNLPTHGVPMGAGMMSHNAMMAHGPQDSPMGPQGRIAFAQGFPPVQSPPQIPFPHNGPNGGQGNFQPGMGFPGDGHLSRPNADPALCKSGCPSDSFGVMGNNMPSVFTDPDLQEVIRPGASGIPEFDLSRIIPSEKPSQTLQYFPRGEVPGRKPQHGPSFSHLPVMMGEPNPRMGLAMAGMGGPGPVDMSGHSSMRPPGFMQQGMIGPHHRMMSPAQSGMPGQLTMMGNPGGVGMMPGKERMPGVLYSHPGPVGSPNMLMSMQGMMGPQQNLMIPPQMRPRGMPTDVGMGGFGQGPGNAGNMMF comes from the exons ATGCTGGAATTGCAGGAGGGGAGAACCCACTTCAACAAGAGAGAGCGAAACAAAAAGGAAAAGGACGAGCAAAAGGACAACACTGACAAAAGCACTTCACAGAAAGCTCCTCTGAAGTCCCCCAGCCCTCCAAAGAACCTGGCGAGCCCCACCGCGTCTGTGACTGTGAGCTCCGGATCCCTGTCAATGCATTCCAGTAACCCCAAAGTGCGAAACTCCCCGTCAGGAAACACACAGAG cAGCCCAAAATCCAAGCCAGAGGTTATGGTACACCCTCCCTCCGTGATGTCTCCTTCTGGCAACCCCCAGCTGGACGCCAAGTTCTCCAGCCAAGGGAAACAGGGCGGCTCCGCCAGCCAGTCGCAAGCGTCTCCTTGTGACCCCAAAAGTGGCAACCTGACCCCCAAACCGCTGCAAGGTCCCGGGGGCAGCATGGGACTTAAGAACGGGGCCGGCAATGGAGCCAAAGGGAAAGGCAAAAGGGAAAGAAGTATTTCTGCTGAATCGTTTGACCAGAGAGACCCAGGAACCCCCACTACAGACTCCGAAATTAAAG ACTGCAACACTACAGATCCAGTGATGCCCTTGGAATCCCACGCGCCCCATACCATGACCCCTTCCAATACCTCCGTCCCCAGGTCTTCCACTCCCTCCCATGGGTCAACGATGCTGGACTCCGCACCTGGGAGGAAAACGCCATCAAAAGTGGTCTACGTCTTTTCTACTGAAATGGCCAACAA AGCTGCAGAAGCCGTTATGAAGGGGCAAGCAGAATCCATTGTCCTCTTCCACATACAGAGCACCTCCAACAGCAAAGCTGAGCGCACTTCAACTCCTACG AATACTCAAATCTCAACGAACATTCGCAATGAATCTAAAGCAAACCCACGAGCACCTACCCCCCAGGAGCAGAACCATTCGCAAGCGGCCAAAGTGCAATCAAATCCGCCTGGTCCGGCCCAGCCATCCAAGCCTGCGGCTTCTCATTGTCCAGTTGGGCAAGACGGCGGGGTTGTGGAGAGCAAAATTGCAGCCAGCAGCCCGGCCAACTCCAATGTACTACAGACCGAAGGATGCGGGCAGAGCTCTACGCCCAACAATCAAGCTGCCAGCCCCATGTCTCAAGGGAACGTTGCCCCTCCCGTAGACCCTAAGGCAGAGTCCAAAAGTTCCTCGCAGCAGGTACCGAGCGGGGATCAATCGTCAATAGGAGACAATCCCGATGGACTTTCTCAAGAGCAGTTGGAGCATCGGGAGAGGTCGTTACAAACCCTTAGAGACATTCAGCGAATGCTTTTCCCGGATGAGAAGGAGTTTGCCATAAAAGACATTACAGGCCAAAGTGGGGGACCTCAACAAAACTCTGGAATGCTGGACAATCCTCAGAAAAAACTTGAAGGCCCTATACAGGCCATGATGGCTCAATCGCAAAATTTAGGCAAAGGCCCCGGGCCCCATCCTGATGGAGGTATGCCATTCGGGCCCCAAGGACATAGGGACATGCCTTTTTCACCGGAGGATATGGTTCCCCCACCAATGAATCCTCAGCCTGGCCAAGATCACCTCGACCACATGACCCCGGAGCAGGTGGCTTGGCTAAAATTGCAGCAGGAGTTCTATGAGGAAAAGAGACGTAAGCAGGAGCAGGCTGTAGTGCAGCAAAGGTCTTTACAGGATATGATGGTACACCAGCACGGACCTAGGGGAATGGTCAGAGGTCCTCCACCCCCTTATCAAATGAACCCTGGGGAAAATTGGGGTCCGGGCGGCCCCGAGCCTTTTccagatggcatgggcatgccgcATCCCATGCCCCCAAAAGGTATGCCTCATCCAAATGTGCCTGGAAGCCAAATGCAGCGATTGCCTGGATTTGTTGGCATGATGAACCCAGACATGGAAGGACCGAACGTTCCGAATCCTGCATCCAGGCCTGGGCTTCCTGGTGTTAACTGGCCAGATGAGGTGCCAAAAATTCCCGACGGACGTAATTTCCCTCCCGGACAGAACATATTTAGCGGCCCGGGACGAGGCGAGAGATTTCCTAACACTCAAGGGTTGCCGGAGGAGATTTTTCATCAGCACGTTACAGAAAAGCAGCTCGGTTTGCCCCCCGGCCTTGGGATGGAGGGCATTCGGCCGGTTATGGAAATGAACAGAGGCATGCCACCCCAAAGGAGTATGGACCCAGGGAGTGGCTTGTTCCCTCGTATGCCGGGAGAGGCAGCGCTGAGCCCGTCACGGATGGAGTTCCATAAGGGGATGCCTCCTAATATGGGCCCAAACCGAGACGTAGAGTTTGGCATGGGCCCCGGCAATATGAGCATGAAGGTTGACATGAACCTGAACGTCAATATGAATTCTAACCAGCAGTTAATGTCTCAAAAACTGAGAGAGGTCATGGGTCCCGATGAGATGATTAAAATGAGGCCGGGGAGTACGGAGATGCTTCAAAACCAGCAAAAAATGCATCAGGCGCAGTTTGAGCACTCGCAGCAGGACTACGGCATGGGCTCACGGCCTTATCTCAATATGTCCCAGGCTCCGGGAGGAGTACTGAGGAACCCTAGAGACCAGATGGGGCCCGATCAAAGGACTAACAGCCGGCTCAGCCACATGCCACCTCTACCTCTCAACCCAAACAATAACCCAGGCAACCTCAACGTTGCACCCCAAAGTCAACGCGGCCTGGGCCGTAAGCCTTTGGATAACGTTTCCGTTTCTGGCGGTCAAGTGAACTCTCCCGGTGTAAACCCTTTAAAGTCCCCGACCATGCGCCAGGTCCAATCTCCAATGCTGGGCTCCCCCTCCGGTAATCTTAAATCCCCCCAAACGCCGTCTCAGTTAGCCGGGATGTTGACAGGACCAACGGCTGCAGCTGCTGCTTCCATTAAGTCCCCGCCGGTCATGGGGTCTGCTGCCGCTTCCCCTGTCCACCTGAAGTCTCCGTCCTTACCTGTACCTTCCCCAGGTTGGACGTCTTCTCCTAAACCTCCAATGCAAAGTCCAGGAATACCCCCCAACCAGCACAAGCCGCCACTAGGCATTTCATCACCAGCCATGATGGGGAGTATGGAATCTG GAGGGCCCGCGCCACCAGTCAGCCAGTCTGCTCAGATAAATCATCCTGGAAGTCTTCCCTCCAGCACTAGCTACACACTGGCACCCGAGCCCACCCTGTCCCAAAACCCGCTCTCCATTATGATGTCTAGGATGTCGAAGTTCGCCATGCCCAGCTCTACGCCTCTGTACCACGACGCCATCAAGACGGTGGCCAGTTCAGATGACGATTCCCCTCCTGCCCGCTCGCCCAATCTGCCACCTATGAATAATATGTCAG GTATGGTCATGAATCCGCAGAATCCTTCAAAAATGCCGGGTCCTCACAGCGGTGTTTCCATGCCGACGCTAAGCCCAATGGGTATGACGCAGCCACTTTCACACGGCGGTCAGATGCCCTCACCAAATGCCATGCCGCCAAATTTACCAACTCACGGAGTCCCTATGGGtgcgggaatgatgtcacataatGCCATGATGGCTCACGGTCCTCAAGATTCCCCCATGGGGCCTCAGGGACGCATTGCTTTTGCCCAAGGATTTCCACCAGTTCAGTCACCTCCGCAAATTCCCTTTCCACACAATGGCCCGAATGGGGGGCAGGGAAACTTTCAGCCTGGAATGGGCTTTCCAGGAGACGGACATTTAAGTCGCCCAAATGCCGACCCAGCACTTTGTAAGTCGGGTTGTCCATCGGATTCCTTTGGTGTTATGGGAAATAATATGCCTTCAGTTTTCACTGACCCGGACCTACAGGAAGTCATAAGACCAGGGGCATCTGGAATCCCTGAGTTTGACCTATCACGGATTATTCCATCTGAGAAACCCAGTCAAACACTGCAGTATTTCCCTCGTGGGGAAGTTCCGGGCAGAAAGCCTCAACATGGGCCTAGTTTTTCACATTTACCGGTTATGATGGGAGAACCCAACCCAAGAATGGGTCTCGCCATGGCTGGCATGGGAGGACCTGGCCCGGTGGATATGTCTGGCCACAGTTCTATGAGGCCTCCAGGTTTTATGCAGCAAGGCATGATTGGACCTCATCATCGCATGATGTCACCAGCACAATCCGGAATGCCCGGCCAACTAACTATGATGGGAAATCCGGGAGGGGTGGGTATGATGCCGGGAAAGGAACGAATGCCCGGGGTTCTCTACAGTCACCCAGGTCCCGTGGGCTCTCCTAATATGTTGATGTCCATGCAGGGGATGATGGGACCTCAACAGAACCTCATGATTCCCCCACAGATGCGACCCCGAGGAATGCCTACTGACGTTGGGATGGGTGGTTTCGGCCAAGGACCTGGCAACGCGGGGAACATGATGTTTTAA
- the BCL9 gene encoding B-cell CLL/lymphoma 9 protein isoform X2 produces the protein MLELQEGRTHFNKRERNKKEKDEQKDNTDKSTSQKAPLKSPSPPKNLASPTASVTVSSGSLSMHSSNPKVRNSPSGNTQSSPKSKPEVMVHPPSVMSPSGNPQLDAKFSSQGKQGGSASQSQASPCDPKSGNLTPKPLQGPGGSMGLKNGAGNGAKGKGKRERSISAESFDQRDPGTPTTDSEIKDCNTTDPVMPLESHAPHTMTPSNTSVPRSSTPSHGSTMLDSAPGRKTPSKVVYVFSTEMANKAAEAVMKGQAESIVLFHIQSTSNSKAERTSTPTNTQISTNIRNESKANPRAPTPQEQNHSQAAKVQSNPPGPAQPSKPAASHCPVGQDGGVVESKIAASSPANSNVLQTEGCGQSSTPNNQAASPMSQGNVAPPVDPKAESKSSSQQVPSGDQSSIGDNPDGLSQEQLEHRERSLQTLRDIQRMLFPDEKEFAIKDITGQSGGPQQNSGMLDNPQKKLEGPIQAMMAQSQNLGKGPGPHPDGGMPFGPQGHRDMPFSPEDMVPPPMNPQPGQDHLDHMTPEQVAWLKLQQEFYEEKRRKQEQAVVQQRSLQDMMVHQHGPRGMVRGPPPPYQMNPGENWGPGGPEPFPDGMGMPHPMPPKGMPHPNVPGSQMQRLPGFVGMMNPDMEGPNVPNPASRPGLPGVNWPDEVPKIPDGRNFPPGQNIFSGPGRGERFPNTQGLPEEIFHQHVTEKQLGLPPGLGMEGIRPVMEMNRGMPPQRSMDPGSGLFPRMPGEAALSPSRMEFHKGMPPNMGPNRDVEFGMGPGNMSMKVDMNLNVNMNSNQQLMSQKLREVMGPDEMIKMRPGSTEMLQNQQKMHQAQFEHSQQDYGMGSRPYLNMSQAPGGVLRNPRDQMGPDQRTNSRLSHMPPLPLNPNNNPGNLNVAPQSQRGLGRKPLDNVSVSGGQVNSPGVNPLKSPTMRQVQSPMLGSPSGNLKSPQTPSQLAGMLTGPTAAAAASIKSPPVMGSAAASPVHLKSPSLPVPSPGWTSSPKPPMQSPGIPPNQHKPPLGISSPAMMGSMESGMVMNPQNPSKMPGPHSGVSMPTLSPMGMTQPLSHGGQMPSPNAMPPNLPTHGVPMGAGMMSHNAMMAHGPQDSPMGPQGRIAFAQGFPPVQSPPQIPFPHNGPNGGQGNFQPGMGFPGDGHLSRPNADPALCKSGCPSDSFGVMGNNMPSVFTDPDLQEVIRPGASGIPEFDLSRIIPSEKPSQTLQYFPRGEVPGRKPQHGPSFSHLPVMMGEPNPRMGLAMAGMGGPGPVDMSGHSSMRPPGFMQQGMIGPHHRMMSPAQSGMPGQLTMMGNPGGVGMMPGKERMPGVLYSHPGPVGSPNMLMSMQGMMGPQQNLMIPPQMRPRGMPTDVGMGGFGQGPGNAGNMMF, from the exons ATGCTGGAATTGCAGGAGGGGAGAACCCACTTCAACAAGAGAGAGCGAAACAAAAAGGAAAAGGACGAGCAAAAGGACAACACTGACAAAAGCACTTCACAGAAAGCTCCTCTGAAGTCCCCCAGCCCTCCAAAGAACCTGGCGAGCCCCACCGCGTCTGTGACTGTGAGCTCCGGATCCCTGTCAATGCATTCCAGTAACCCCAAAGTGCGAAACTCCCCGTCAGGAAACACACAGAG cAGCCCAAAATCCAAGCCAGAGGTTATGGTACACCCTCCCTCCGTGATGTCTCCTTCTGGCAACCCCCAGCTGGACGCCAAGTTCTCCAGCCAAGGGAAACAGGGCGGCTCCGCCAGCCAGTCGCAAGCGTCTCCTTGTGACCCCAAAAGTGGCAACCTGACCCCCAAACCGCTGCAAGGTCCCGGGGGCAGCATGGGACTTAAGAACGGGGCCGGCAATGGAGCCAAAGGGAAAGGCAAAAGGGAAAGAAGTATTTCTGCTGAATCGTTTGACCAGAGAGACCCAGGAACCCCCACTACAGACTCCGAAATTAAAG ACTGCAACACTACAGATCCAGTGATGCCCTTGGAATCCCACGCGCCCCATACCATGACCCCTTCCAATACCTCCGTCCCCAGGTCTTCCACTCCCTCCCATGGGTCAACGATGCTGGACTCCGCACCTGGGAGGAAAACGCCATCAAAAGTGGTCTACGTCTTTTCTACTGAAATGGCCAACAA AGCTGCAGAAGCCGTTATGAAGGGGCAAGCAGAATCCATTGTCCTCTTCCACATACAGAGCACCTCCAACAGCAAAGCTGAGCGCACTTCAACTCCTACG AATACTCAAATCTCAACGAACATTCGCAATGAATCTAAAGCAAACCCACGAGCACCTACCCCCCAGGAGCAGAACCATTCGCAAGCGGCCAAAGTGCAATCAAATCCGCCTGGTCCGGCCCAGCCATCCAAGCCTGCGGCTTCTCATTGTCCAGTTGGGCAAGACGGCGGGGTTGTGGAGAGCAAAATTGCAGCCAGCAGCCCGGCCAACTCCAATGTACTACAGACCGAAGGATGCGGGCAGAGCTCTACGCCCAACAATCAAGCTGCCAGCCCCATGTCTCAAGGGAACGTTGCCCCTCCCGTAGACCCTAAGGCAGAGTCCAAAAGTTCCTCGCAGCAGGTACCGAGCGGGGATCAATCGTCAATAGGAGACAATCCCGATGGACTTTCTCAAGAGCAGTTGGAGCATCGGGAGAGGTCGTTACAAACCCTTAGAGACATTCAGCGAATGCTTTTCCCGGATGAGAAGGAGTTTGCCATAAAAGACATTACAGGCCAAAGTGGGGGACCTCAACAAAACTCTGGAATGCTGGACAATCCTCAGAAAAAACTTGAAGGCCCTATACAGGCCATGATGGCTCAATCGCAAAATTTAGGCAAAGGCCCCGGGCCCCATCCTGATGGAGGTATGCCATTCGGGCCCCAAGGACATAGGGACATGCCTTTTTCACCGGAGGATATGGTTCCCCCACCAATGAATCCTCAGCCTGGCCAAGATCACCTCGACCACATGACCCCGGAGCAGGTGGCTTGGCTAAAATTGCAGCAGGAGTTCTATGAGGAAAAGAGACGTAAGCAGGAGCAGGCTGTAGTGCAGCAAAGGTCTTTACAGGATATGATGGTACACCAGCACGGACCTAGGGGAATGGTCAGAGGTCCTCCACCCCCTTATCAAATGAACCCTGGGGAAAATTGGGGTCCGGGCGGCCCCGAGCCTTTTccagatggcatgggcatgccgcATCCCATGCCCCCAAAAGGTATGCCTCATCCAAATGTGCCTGGAAGCCAAATGCAGCGATTGCCTGGATTTGTTGGCATGATGAACCCAGACATGGAAGGACCGAACGTTCCGAATCCTGCATCCAGGCCTGGGCTTCCTGGTGTTAACTGGCCAGATGAGGTGCCAAAAATTCCCGACGGACGTAATTTCCCTCCCGGACAGAACATATTTAGCGGCCCGGGACGAGGCGAGAGATTTCCTAACACTCAAGGGTTGCCGGAGGAGATTTTTCATCAGCACGTTACAGAAAAGCAGCTCGGTTTGCCCCCCGGCCTTGGGATGGAGGGCATTCGGCCGGTTATGGAAATGAACAGAGGCATGCCACCCCAAAGGAGTATGGACCCAGGGAGTGGCTTGTTCCCTCGTATGCCGGGAGAGGCAGCGCTGAGCCCGTCACGGATGGAGTTCCATAAGGGGATGCCTCCTAATATGGGCCCAAACCGAGACGTAGAGTTTGGCATGGGCCCCGGCAATATGAGCATGAAGGTTGACATGAACCTGAACGTCAATATGAATTCTAACCAGCAGTTAATGTCTCAAAAACTGAGAGAGGTCATGGGTCCCGATGAGATGATTAAAATGAGGCCGGGGAGTACGGAGATGCTTCAAAACCAGCAAAAAATGCATCAGGCGCAGTTTGAGCACTCGCAGCAGGACTACGGCATGGGCTCACGGCCTTATCTCAATATGTCCCAGGCTCCGGGAGGAGTACTGAGGAACCCTAGAGACCAGATGGGGCCCGATCAAAGGACTAACAGCCGGCTCAGCCACATGCCACCTCTACCTCTCAACCCAAACAATAACCCAGGCAACCTCAACGTTGCACCCCAAAGTCAACGCGGCCTGGGCCGTAAGCCTTTGGATAACGTTTCCGTTTCTGGCGGTCAAGTGAACTCTCCCGGTGTAAACCCTTTAAAGTCCCCGACCATGCGCCAGGTCCAATCTCCAATGCTGGGCTCCCCCTCCGGTAATCTTAAATCCCCCCAAACGCCGTCTCAGTTAGCCGGGATGTTGACAGGACCAACGGCTGCAGCTGCTGCTTCCATTAAGTCCCCGCCGGTCATGGGGTCTGCTGCCGCTTCCCCTGTCCACCTGAAGTCTCCGTCCTTACCTGTACCTTCCCCAGGTTGGACGTCTTCTCCTAAACCTCCAATGCAAAGTCCAGGAATACCCCCCAACCAGCACAAGCCGCCACTAGGCATTTCATCACCAGCCATGATGGGGAGTATGGAATCTG GTATGGTCATGAATCCGCAGAATCCTTCAAAAATGCCGGGTCCTCACAGCGGTGTTTCCATGCCGACGCTAAGCCCAATGGGTATGACGCAGCCACTTTCACACGGCGGTCAGATGCCCTCACCAAATGCCATGCCGCCAAATTTACCAACTCACGGAGTCCCTATGGGtgcgggaatgatgtcacataatGCCATGATGGCTCACGGTCCTCAAGATTCCCCCATGGGGCCTCAGGGACGCATTGCTTTTGCCCAAGGATTTCCACCAGTTCAGTCACCTCCGCAAATTCCCTTTCCACACAATGGCCCGAATGGGGGGCAGGGAAACTTTCAGCCTGGAATGGGCTTTCCAGGAGACGGACATTTAAGTCGCCCAAATGCCGACCCAGCACTTTGTAAGTCGGGTTGTCCATCGGATTCCTTTGGTGTTATGGGAAATAATATGCCTTCAGTTTTCACTGACCCGGACCTACAGGAAGTCATAAGACCAGGGGCATCTGGAATCCCTGAGTTTGACCTATCACGGATTATTCCATCTGAGAAACCCAGTCAAACACTGCAGTATTTCCCTCGTGGGGAAGTTCCGGGCAGAAAGCCTCAACATGGGCCTAGTTTTTCACATTTACCGGTTATGATGGGAGAACCCAACCCAAGAATGGGTCTCGCCATGGCTGGCATGGGAGGACCTGGCCCGGTGGATATGTCTGGCCACAGTTCTATGAGGCCTCCAGGTTTTATGCAGCAAGGCATGATTGGACCTCATCATCGCATGATGTCACCAGCACAATCCGGAATGCCCGGCCAACTAACTATGATGGGAAATCCGGGAGGGGTGGGTATGATGCCGGGAAAGGAACGAATGCCCGGGGTTCTCTACAGTCACCCAGGTCCCGTGGGCTCTCCTAATATGTTGATGTCCATGCAGGGGATGATGGGACCTCAACAGAACCTCATGATTCCCCCACAGATGCGACCCCGAGGAATGCCTACTGACGTTGGGATGGGTGGTTTCGGCCAAGGACCTGGCAACGCGGGGAACATGATGTTTTAA